In a genomic window of Micromonospora cremea:
- a CDS encoding MFS transporter gives MHALRRWWHDTAGGLPATFWYLWAGLLINRAGAFAMLFLSLYLTAARGASEALAGTVVGAYGAGGAAGVLLGGVLADRWGRRATLLAAHLVTAVLMVALAFSRPLLLIAVLSALVGVVHSMPSPAFVAAIVDVVPAQRRSRAFNLQFWAFNLGMAVASVLAGVLAEASFTALFLVDAAATLAAAAVIGWKVPETLRRSARQPTRPTKSRARTRGPGLHTALTDRTFLVFVGLTFVLAMLTLQTQTIMPLAMRADGLGPSAYGLVVALGGALIVLGQLFVPRLIDRHRKDVVLAASTALLAVGFGALAVADELAVYLGAAVVWTVGSMLAAPPNAQINADLAPPQLRARYQSVFYLTFPAAAFVAPTLGGVSLQYLGDRHWLIVGGLGLLAALGHLLAGPPRERHVAALRRVADREPTPSGDRVPAA, from the coding sequence GTGCACGCCCTGCGGCGCTGGTGGCACGACACCGCGGGTGGGCTTCCCGCCACCTTCTGGTACCTCTGGGCCGGCCTGCTCATCAACCGAGCGGGCGCGTTCGCCATGCTCTTCCTGTCGCTGTACCTCACCGCCGCGCGAGGAGCCAGCGAGGCGCTGGCCGGCACGGTGGTCGGGGCGTACGGGGCGGGCGGGGCGGCCGGCGTGCTGCTCGGCGGGGTGTTGGCCGACCGGTGGGGCCGTCGGGCCACTCTGCTCGCCGCGCACCTGGTCACCGCCGTCCTGATGGTGGCGCTGGCCTTCAGTCGACCCCTGCTGTTGATCGCGGTGCTCTCGGCACTGGTCGGCGTTGTGCACTCCATGCCGAGCCCGGCCTTCGTCGCGGCGATCGTGGACGTGGTGCCCGCGCAGCGCCGCTCACGCGCGTTCAACCTCCAGTTCTGGGCGTTCAACCTGGGCATGGCGGTCGCCTCGGTGCTCGCCGGGGTGCTGGCCGAGGCGAGCTTCACCGCGCTGTTCCTGGTCGACGCGGCCGCCACCCTCGCCGCCGCCGCCGTGATCGGGTGGAAGGTGCCGGAAACCCTGCGGCGGAGTGCGCGCCAACCCACGCGGCCGACGAAGAGTCGCGCCCGAACCCGGGGCCCGGGGTTGCACACCGCGCTCACCGACCGGACCTTCCTGGTCTTCGTCGGGCTCACGTTCGTGCTGGCCATGCTCACCCTACAGACCCAGACGATCATGCCCCTGGCGATGCGCGCGGACGGCCTGGGCCCCTCGGCGTACGGGCTGGTCGTGGCGCTCGGCGGCGCGCTCATCGTGCTCGGGCAACTGTTCGTGCCCCGACTGATCGACCGGCACCGCAAGGACGTCGTGCTGGCCGCCTCCACCGCCCTGCTCGCGGTCGGCTTCGGCGCGCTCGCGGTCGCCGACGAGCTGGCCGTCTACCTGGGCGCCGCGGTGGTCTGGACGGTCGGCTCGATGCTCGCCGCCCCGCCCAACGCGCAGATCAACGCGGACCTGGCACCGCCGCAGCTGCGCGCGCGGTACCAGTCGGTCTTCTATCTGACGTTCCCGGCCGCGGCGTTCGTCGCACCCACGCTCGGCGGGGTGAGCCTTCAGTACCTCGGCGACCGGCACTGGCTGATCGTGGGTGGGCTCGGCCTGCTGGCCGCGCTCGGGCACCTGCTGGCCGGGCCGCCCCGGGAGCGGCACGTCGCCGCGCTGCGCCGGGTCGCCGACCGAGAGCCGACACCGTCCGGGGACCGCGTACCGGCCGCCTGA
- a CDS encoding YbjN domain-containing protein has translation MSPRSDLATLIESVCAERELACESTGPGSYAVTLPGIHKLKTVCNLIVGEHALRIEAFVMRQPDERREALWAWLLQRNARMYGVSFSTDAVGDVYLTGRVNPAGVDADELDRLLGAVLTYADESFDTMLEIGFGSSIRREYEWRVKRGESTANLAAFAHLFEPSGSGPDPA, from the coding sequence GTGAGCCCGAGGAGCGATCTTGCGACCCTGATCGAGTCGGTCTGTGCCGAGCGCGAGCTGGCCTGCGAGTCGACCGGACCGGGCTCGTACGCGGTGACCCTGCCGGGCATCCACAAGCTCAAGACGGTCTGCAACCTGATCGTCGGCGAGCACGCGCTGCGGATCGAGGCGTTCGTGATGCGCCAGCCGGACGAGCGGCGTGAGGCGCTGTGGGCCTGGCTGTTGCAGCGCAACGCCCGGATGTACGGGGTCTCCTTCTCCACCGACGCGGTCGGCGACGTGTACCTGACCGGGCGGGTCAACCCGGCCGGGGTGGACGCCGACGAGCTGGACCGGCTCCTCGGTGCGGTGCTCACGTACGCCGACGAGTCCTTCGACACCATGCTGGAGATCGGCTTCGGCAGCTCCATCCGCCGGGAGTACGAGTGGCGGGTCAAGCGCGGCGAGTCGACCGCCAACCTGGCCGCCTTCGCGCACCTCTTCGAGCCCTCCGGCTCCGGCCCTGACCCGGCCTGA
- the mshA gene encoding D-inositol-3-phosphate glycosyltransferase, which yields MAELHTGVGRQRGARPWPRPRRIATLSVHTSPLHQPGTGDAGGMNVYILEVARRLAEANVEVEIFTRATSGDLPPVVEMAPGVQVRHITSGPLEGLTKEELPGQLCAFTAGVLRAEASRPPGHYDLIHSHYWLSGQVGWLAKERWGVPLVHTAHTLAKVKNAQLAAGDRPEPKARVIGEEQVVAEADRLVANTRVEARDLVERYDADPNQVAVVQPGVDLDRFRPAPGDRSAAARAARERLGLPVDGYVVAFVGRIQPLKAPDVLIRAVAALRERDPALADQVTVAICGGPSGSGLDRPTALIELAATLGVTDRVRFLPPLTGDDLPALYRAADLVAVPSHNESFGLVALEAQACGTPVLAAAVGGLVTAVRDQVSGVLIDGHDPADWALALARLLPDQARRAALARGAEQHARHFSWDRTVAGLLAVYGEATAAHRARLVADLAGNPALSCSW from the coding sequence GTGGCGGAACTGCACACCGGCGTCGGTCGTCAGCGAGGTGCCCGACCCTGGCCCCGGCCCCGCCGCATCGCCACCCTGTCGGTGCACACCTCGCCGCTGCACCAGCCCGGCACGGGTGACGCAGGCGGGATGAACGTCTACATCCTGGAGGTCGCCCGGCGGCTCGCCGAGGCCAACGTCGAGGTGGAGATCTTCACCCGCGCCACCTCCGGCGACCTGCCCCCGGTGGTCGAGATGGCACCCGGCGTGCAGGTCCGGCACATCACCTCCGGCCCGCTGGAGGGGCTGACCAAGGAAGAGCTGCCCGGCCAGCTCTGCGCCTTCACCGCCGGGGTGCTGCGCGCCGAGGCGTCCCGCCCGCCCGGGCACTACGACCTGATCCACTCCCACTACTGGCTCTCCGGCCAGGTCGGCTGGCTGGCCAAGGAGCGCTGGGGGGTGCCGCTGGTGCACACCGCGCACACCCTGGCGAAGGTCAAGAACGCCCAGCTCGCGGCCGGTGACCGGCCGGAGCCCAAGGCCCGGGTGATCGGCGAGGAGCAGGTGGTCGCCGAGGCGGACCGGCTGGTCGCCAACACGCGGGTGGAGGCCCGCGACCTCGTCGAGCGGTACGACGCCGACCCCAACCAGGTCGCCGTCGTGCAGCCGGGCGTCGACCTGGACCGGTTCCGGCCGGCGCCGGGTGACCGGTCCGCGGCCGCCCGGGCCGCCCGCGAGCGGCTGGGGCTGCCGGTCGACGGGTACGTGGTGGCCTTCGTCGGTCGGATCCAGCCGCTCAAGGCGCCCGATGTGCTGATCCGCGCGGTCGCCGCGCTGCGTGAGCGCGATCCGGCGCTGGCCGACCAGGTGACCGTGGCGATCTGCGGTGGGCCCAGCGGCAGCGGGCTGGACCGGCCGACCGCGCTCATCGAGCTGGCCGCCACGCTCGGGGTCACCGACCGGGTGCGCTTCCTGCCGCCGCTCACCGGGGACGACCTGCCGGCCCTGTACCGGGCCGCCGACCTGGTCGCGGTGCCGTCGCACAACGAATCCTTCGGGCTGGTCGCCCTGGAGGCGCAGGCCTGCGGTACGCCGGTGCTCGCCGCCGCCGTCGGCGGGCTGGTCACCGCCGTGCGGGACCAGGTCAGCGGGGTGCTGATCGACGGGCACGACCCGGCGGACTGGGCCCTCGCGCTGGCCCGCCTGCTGCCGGATCAGGCCCGGCGGGCGGCGCTGGCCCGAGGCGCCGAGCAGCACGCGCGGCACTTCTCCTGGGACCGCACCGTCGCCGGCCTGCTCGCCGTCTACGGGGAGGCGACCGCCGCGCACCGCGCCCGCCTCGTCGCCGACCTCGCGGGCAACCCGGCGCTCTCCTGCTCCTGGTGA
- a CDS encoding SDR family oxidoreductase has translation MTSVAIVTGASSGIGAATARRLAAEGFHVLAAARRADRLADLVAEITAAGGQATAVTCDVTSDESVAGLVEAAARAPGPVTLLVNNAGGARGLDPVESGSIDDWQWMYDVNVLGTLRVTQALLPALEASGAGTIVVVSSTAGLTVYEGGGGYAAAKHAQTAIAGTLRLELCGRPLRVIEIDPGMVKTDEFGLVRFDGDADRAAAVYAGVPGPLVAEDVADCIAWCATRPEHVNVDRLVVRPRAQAAQHKVHRVGQ, from the coding sequence ATGACCTCTGTCGCCATCGTGACCGGAGCCTCCAGCGGGATCGGCGCGGCCACCGCCCGCCGGCTCGCCGCCGAGGGTTTCCACGTGCTCGCCGCCGCCCGCCGCGCCGACCGGCTCGCCGATCTGGTCGCCGAGATCACCGCCGCCGGTGGGCAGGCCACCGCGGTGACCTGCGACGTCACCTCGGACGAGTCGGTGGCCGGGCTGGTCGAGGCCGCCGCGCGGGCACCGGGGCCGGTGACGCTGCTGGTCAACAACGCCGGCGGCGCGCGCGGGCTGGACCCGGTGGAGTCCGGTTCGATCGACGACTGGCAGTGGATGTACGACGTGAACGTGCTCGGCACGCTGCGGGTGACCCAGGCGCTGCTGCCGGCGCTGGAGGCGTCCGGCGCGGGCACGATCGTGGTGGTCTCCTCCACCGCCGGCCTGACCGTGTACGAGGGCGGGGGCGGCTACGCCGCCGCGAAGCACGCGCAGACCGCCATCGCCGGCACGCTCCGGCTGGAGCTGTGCGGGCGACCGCTGCGGGTGATCGAGATCGACCCGGGCATGGTGAAGACCGACGAGTTCGGGCTGGTCCGCTTCGACGGCGACGCGGATCGGGCCGCCGCCGTCTACGCCGGCGTGCCCGGGCCACTGGTCGCCGAGGACGTGGCGGACTGCATCGCCTGGTGCGCCACCCGCCCCGAGCACGTCAACGTGGACCGGCTGGTGGTCCGGCCCCGGGCGCAGGCCGCCCAGCACAAGGTGCACCGGGTCGGGCAGTGA
- a CDS encoding SAM-dependent methyltransferase, which yields MSGAARRRPLGVVTRGTTNPNRLRRVDNWIVSTCADRLLAASDPLVVDLGYGATPVTAVELRARLAAGVRRDVRLVGLEIDPARVAAAMPAADPPGLTFARGGFELAGLRPVLVRAFNVLRQYDEREVPGAWRTMTAALAPGGVLVEGTCDELGRLAGWLLIDAGGPRTLTLAAKLTTLGSPAELAERLPKALIHRNVPGEPVHDLIRALEGAWQAAAPYATFGPRQRWLRAVTHLRDSGWPVLDRPHRWRHGELTLPWPSVAPRT from the coding sequence GTGAGCGGGGCGGCGCGGCGGCGGCCGCTCGGCGTGGTCACCCGGGGCACGACCAACCCCAACCGACTCCGCCGAGTGGACAACTGGATCGTCTCCACCTGCGCCGACCGGCTGCTGGCGGCGTCCGATCCCCTGGTGGTCGACCTCGGCTACGGCGCCACCCCGGTGACCGCGGTCGAGCTGCGGGCCCGGCTGGCCGCCGGGGTCCGCCGGGACGTACGGCTGGTCGGGCTGGAGATCGACCCGGCCCGGGTGGCAGCCGCGATGCCGGCCGCCGATCCGCCCGGGCTGACCTTCGCCCGGGGCGGATTCGAGCTGGCCGGGCTCCGGCCGGTGCTGGTCCGCGCGTTCAACGTGCTGCGCCAGTACGACGAGCGCGAGGTGCCGGGCGCCTGGCGGACGATGACCGCCGCCCTCGCCCCCGGCGGGGTGCTCGTCGAGGGCACCTGCGATGAGCTGGGCCGCCTCGCGGGCTGGCTGCTGATCGACGCCGGCGGCCCGCGGACGCTGACCCTGGCCGCGAAACTCACCACCCTGGGCAGCCCCGCCGAGCTGGCCGAGCGGCTACCCAAGGCGCTGATCCACCGCAACGTCCCCGGCGAGCCGGTGCACGACCTGATCCGGGCGCTGGAGGGTGCCTGGCAGGCCGCCGCCCCGTACGCCACCTTCGGCCCTCGTCAACGCTGGCTGCGCGCCGTGACCCACCTCAGGGACAGCGGCTGGCCCGTCCTGGACCGCCCGCACCGCTGGCGCCACGGCGAACTGACCCTCCCCTGGCCCAGCGTCGCCCCCCGCACCTGA
- a CDS encoding UDP-N-acetylmuramate dehydrogenase produces the protein MSDAYAQPTTEADRAIPGPLASYTTLRMGGPAGRIVAAGSADEIVRAIRATDDPLLILAGGSNVVIGDAGFPGTVVLVRSRGLRIVAEDADSVTVRVEAGEPWDDLVAATVANGWAGLECLSGIPGSTGATPIQNVGAYGQEVSETITGVEVYDRAEDSRQFIPAADCEFAYRGSIFKYRDRMVVLSVDFRLARSPLSGPVRYAELARALGVEVGERVSLADARATVLRLRAGKGMVLDATDPDTRSVGSFFTNPVLDRATYELLRERAAELGEPPAWPGHDDTVKVSAAWLIDKAGFTKGHPGPDGVAISGKHTLALTNRSGTASTADLLTLAADIRDTVQTRFGVTLHPEPVLINCIL, from the coding sequence GTGTCAGACGCCTACGCCCAACCGACAACCGAAGCCGATCGTGCCATCCCTGGTCCGCTGGCCAGCTACACCACGCTGCGGATGGGTGGGCCGGCCGGGCGGATCGTGGCCGCGGGCAGTGCCGACGAGATCGTCCGGGCCATTCGGGCCACGGACGACCCGCTCCTGATCCTGGCCGGCGGCAGCAACGTGGTGATCGGCGACGCCGGCTTCCCCGGAACGGTCGTCCTGGTGCGCTCCCGAGGCCTGCGGATCGTCGCCGAGGACGCTGATTCGGTCACGGTACGGGTCGAGGCCGGCGAGCCGTGGGACGACCTCGTCGCCGCGACGGTGGCCAACGGCTGGGCCGGGCTGGAGTGCCTCTCCGGCATCCCCGGCTCGACCGGTGCCACCCCGATCCAGAACGTCGGCGCGTACGGCCAGGAGGTCTCCGAGACCATCACCGGGGTCGAGGTGTACGACCGGGCCGAGGACAGCCGCCAGTTCATCCCCGCCGCCGACTGCGAGTTCGCCTACCGGGGCAGCATCTTCAAGTACCGGGATCGGATGGTGGTGCTCTCCGTCGACTTCCGGCTCGCCCGGTCCCCGCTCTCCGGCCCGGTGCGCTACGCCGAACTGGCGCGGGCGCTCGGCGTCGAGGTGGGCGAGCGGGTGTCGCTGGCCGATGCCCGAGCGACGGTGCTGCGGCTGCGCGCCGGCAAGGGCATGGTGCTCGACGCCACCGACCCGGACACTCGCTCGGTCGGCTCCTTCTTCACCAACCCGGTGCTCGACCGGGCGACGTACGAGCTGCTCCGCGAGCGCGCCGCCGAGTTGGGCGAGCCGCCGGCCTGGCCCGGCCACGACGACACGGTCAAGGTGAGCGCGGCCTGGCTGATCGACAAGGCCGGGTTCACCAAGGGGCACCCCGGCCCGGACGGCGTGGCGATCTCCGGCAAGCACACCCTGGCCCTCACCAACCGCAGCGGCACGGCCAGTACGGCCGACCTGCTCACCCTCGCTGCCGACATCCGCGACACCGTGCAGACCCGCTTCGGCGTGACCCTCCACCCCGAACCCGTGCTGATCAACTGCATCCTCTGA
- a CDS encoding maleylpyruvate isomerase family mycothiol-dependent enzyme — protein MSRLQGSKDFWIGALRTEGPAFASAVAEAPPETPVLSCPGWTVNDLTLHLAGIYHWVSSFVGSGLTTAPARRERIEADPGQNALQLWQQGYDQLMTLFDGLDAEAPAWNWAPQPKKAGFWPRRMAHETAVHRWDAQLAIAAGEPVEAKLAADGVSEVLDTWLPAGRRRDPGEWRGVVQLSATDAAQEWYLRLRGEGVALLDTATIFDHDDHHARAQVSGTASDLLLALWGRISFETLDVAGDRNLLDGLRTR, from the coding sequence ATGAGCAGACTGCAGGGCAGCAAAGATTTCTGGATCGGAGCGCTCCGGACGGAGGGACCGGCCTTCGCCTCGGCGGTGGCCGAAGCACCGCCGGAGACACCGGTGCTGTCCTGTCCGGGCTGGACGGTCAACGATCTCACTCTGCACCTCGCCGGCATCTACCACTGGGTTTCCTCATTTGTCGGCTCCGGCCTGACCACCGCGCCGGCCCGCCGGGAGCGGATCGAGGCGGACCCGGGCCAAAACGCCCTCCAGCTCTGGCAGCAGGGGTACGACCAGCTGATGACCCTCTTCGACGGGCTCGACGCGGAGGCCCCGGCGTGGAACTGGGCCCCGCAGCCGAAGAAGGCCGGTTTCTGGCCGCGCCGGATGGCGCACGAGACGGCGGTGCACCGCTGGGACGCCCAACTCGCCATCGCCGCCGGTGAGCCGGTGGAGGCGAAGCTCGCCGCCGATGGGGTGAGCGAGGTGCTGGACACCTGGCTGCCCGCGGGCCGACGGCGGGACCCGGGCGAGTGGCGCGGCGTGGTGCAGCTCTCCGCGACCGACGCGGCGCAGGAGTGGTATCTGCGGCTGCGCGGGGAGGGGGTGGCGCTGCTCGACACCGCGACCATCTTCGACCACGACGACCACCACGCCCGGGCGCAGGTCAGCGGCACCGCGAGCGATCTGCTGCTGGCGCTCTGGGGCCGGATCAGCTTCGAGACGCTGGACGTCGCCGGCGACCGCAACCTGCTCGACGGCCTGCGCACCCGCTGA
- a CDS encoding carbohydrate ABC transporter permease, which produces MSRLWRASPLTYLALVVAAGMSLFPIWWMFVVASRSSDAMGQLPPPITPGGNLGANISRLFDNTDAYFLTGLINSTIVAGTVTVSVVFFASLAGFAFAKLRFRGRNALLLVVIATMMVPTQLGVIPLYMLMTRLHWNDRLPAVIVPALVTGFGVFMMRQYAGQAVSDELIEAARMDGCGTARIFWHVVLPALRPAAAVLGLLTFMTTWNDFLWPYAVLNDPANPTVQLSLRALSDGYYQDMSQVLTGTAIATLPLLLVFVLFGRQIIGGIMEGAVKA; this is translated from the coding sequence ATGAGCCGGCTCTGGCGGGCCAGCCCGCTCACCTACCTGGCCCTGGTGGTCGCCGCCGGGATGTCGCTCTTCCCGATCTGGTGGATGTTCGTGGTGGCCAGCCGGTCCAGCGACGCGATGGGTCAGCTGCCGCCGCCGATCACGCCCGGCGGCAACCTGGGTGCCAACATCTCCCGACTGTTCGACAACACCGACGCGTACTTCCTGACCGGCCTGATCAACTCGACGATCGTGGCCGGCACGGTGACCGTCTCCGTGGTGTTCTTCGCCAGCCTGGCCGGCTTCGCCTTCGCGAAGCTGCGGTTCCGCGGCCGCAACGCGCTGCTGCTCGTGGTCATCGCGACCATGATGGTGCCGACGCAGCTCGGTGTGATCCCGCTGTACATGCTGATGACCCGGCTGCACTGGAACGACCGGCTGCCGGCGGTGATCGTGCCGGCGCTGGTCACCGGGTTCGGCGTGTTCATGATGCGGCAGTACGCCGGCCAGGCGGTCAGCGACGAGCTGATCGAGGCCGCACGAATGGACGGCTGCGGCACCGCCCGGATCTTCTGGCACGTGGTGCTGCCCGCGCTGCGCCCGGCCGCCGCCGTGCTCGGCCTGCTCACGTTCATGACAACCTGGAACGACTTCCTGTGGCCGTACGCTGTTCTGAACGACCCGGCGAACCCGACCGTGCAGCTCTCCCTGCGGGCGCTGTCGGACGGGTACTACCAGGACATGTCGCAGGTGTTAACCGGGACGGCCATCGCGACGCTGCCCCTGCTGCTGGTCTTCGTGCTGTTCGGCCGGCAGATCATCGGTGGGATCATGGAAGGTGCGGTCAAGGCGTGA
- a CDS encoding GH1 family beta-glucosidase, whose product MSERTNRHGAGDLQFPEHFLWGAATAAYQIEGAARDDGRGPSIWDTFSRTPGKVYQGHTGDVACDHYHRCADDVALMAELGLRAYRFSVAWPRIQPDGTGPANPRGLDFYDRLTDTLLDRGIDPIVTLYHWDLPQTLGDRGGWTNRETAEHFATYATAVYARLGDRVDVWTTLNEPWCSAYLGYGNGVHAPGEQDPAAAFTAVHHLLLGHGLAARALRAAGARNVGITLNPADVRPADPQSAADAAAVRLVDGLHNRIFLDPLLAGGYPDDVREHVARIVEPTFIRDGDEKLIAAPIDLLGINYYAPSYVAGRPDGAGDGAYPGTEGAVQFLPAAGPLTDMGWMIEPAGLTRLLERIATDYPGMPLLITENGAAFPDKPGAESPDGPGQVIDTDRIAYLDGHLRAAHEAISRGVDLRGYLVWSFLDNFEWAEGYRKRFGIVHVDYLTQRRTPKASARWYQEVISRNGL is encoded by the coding sequence GTGAGCGAGCGAACCAACAGGCACGGCGCGGGTGACCTCCAGTTTCCCGAGCACTTCCTCTGGGGAGCGGCCACCGCCGCGTACCAGATCGAGGGCGCGGCCCGCGACGACGGACGCGGCCCGTCCATCTGGGACACCTTCAGCCGCACGCCGGGCAAGGTGTACCAGGGCCACACCGGCGACGTCGCCTGCGACCACTACCACCGGTGCGCCGACGACGTGGCGCTGATGGCCGAGTTGGGGCTGCGGGCGTACCGTTTCTCGGTCGCCTGGCCGCGGATCCAGCCGGACGGCACGGGCCCGGCCAATCCGCGCGGGCTGGACTTCTACGACCGGCTCACCGACACGCTGCTCGACCGGGGGATCGACCCGATCGTCACCCTCTACCACTGGGACCTGCCGCAGACGTTGGGCGACCGGGGCGGCTGGACCAACCGGGAGACCGCCGAGCACTTCGCCACGTACGCCACGGCGGTGTACGCCCGCCTCGGCGACCGGGTGGACGTCTGGACCACGCTCAACGAGCCCTGGTGCTCGGCGTACCTCGGCTACGGCAACGGAGTGCACGCGCCCGGCGAGCAGGACCCGGCGGCGGCCTTCACCGCCGTACACCATCTGCTGCTCGGGCACGGCCTGGCGGCGCGGGCGCTGCGGGCGGCCGGCGCGCGCAACGTGGGCATTACCCTCAACCCCGCCGACGTGCGGCCGGCCGATCCGCAGAGCGCGGCCGACGCCGCCGCGGTCCGCCTGGTCGACGGCCTGCACAACCGGATCTTCCTCGACCCGCTGCTGGCCGGCGGCTACCCGGACGACGTACGGGAGCACGTGGCGCGCATCGTCGAGCCGACGTTCATCCGGGACGGCGACGAGAAGCTGATCGCCGCCCCGATCGACCTGCTCGGGATCAACTACTACGCCCCCAGTTACGTCGCCGGCCGTCCCGACGGTGCCGGCGACGGCGCGTACCCGGGCACCGAGGGGGCCGTGCAGTTCCTGCCAGCGGCCGGGCCACTCACCGACATGGGTTGGATGATCGAGCCGGCCGGGCTGACCCGGCTACTGGAGCGGATCGCCACCGACTACCCGGGCATGCCGCTGCTGATCACCGAGAACGGCGCCGCGTTTCCCGACAAGCCGGGCGCCGAGTCGCCCGACGGGCCGGGGCAGGTGATCGACACCGACCGGATCGCCTACCTCGACGGACACCTGCGGGCCGCGCACGAGGCGATCTCCCGGGGCGTGGACCTGCGCGGCTATCTCGTATGGTCGTTCCTGGACAACTTCGAGTGGGCGGAGGGCTACCGCAAGCGGTTCGGGATCGTGCACGTCGACTACCTGACCCAGCGGCGCACACCGAAGGCCAGCGCCCGGTGGTACCAGGAGGTGATCTCCCGGAACGGGCTGTGA